In a genomic window of Fibrobacter sp. UWH4:
- a CDS encoding GH116 family glycosyl hydrolase has protein sequence MSIKEYLAGAKQAGSVQKLMTPGLAVEFIQPWYTPLSTTPSTTGIAVGGIGSTFTATPAGTTPVMNVMPGVQVRTEKPADLRFNNFFFRESVIDAKAALEIVDFAGFTQMLAKYPLVDAKGEALFSAAELANQKKAEAKLNKAIAEKDFFKNNLADFERWHIEWSDRTAALLNKVGAELNRSAVIDFFNGVVGEKAVRQGALTAAWANDTEFLGQAGYDAAKMQYAALYPVSETKYEGKGVQITKTQSSYVTPGDERLSSLPVNATVFTLENTTKETREVTIVQVQDCIAGYMAKKDRQGVQDSSFVLVPSARFPKGVKFSKQAKDGREVRGLEFYNEKPLAESDFNGCMGVSVAWNKKDNLNVSVKPMFYQDDAASVLKGALRSGRVCEAWVKNVYSGRETMAGAVAVTAVLKPKQKVSFQFNLVLDFPEIKLNKLTSAKKYTAFFPEAYGRVGAILEEALAADKNFDARLKAFEALVPKKAVAKLYKTAAKQDEFKSLALNTLSFLAEATVWDKDDRFLVRECADYPFFNSLDVYFYGSFSLMALMPRLDGVVMKRFGDAILAVNDNRRRHHEYVNHPFADLPDPKLEGPRAVRGAVIHDLGSPFDAEPDAYDWHNVKEWKDLAPKYVLMVLRHYVKTQDKQNLQDCKEAVYAAMQYLEKMVNEGENFPLTHGTDDTFDNLSSHGISVYCGSLWIAGLRAAAKIAEILGDKAQADTWNAKADAANKEFDEALWDEAEGYYHFFVTPMEAKDIVADKLPQLADAIKETLVIDSNNVKAALKTINEWLNSGEIPSDVELSKNELRGLKKAWLTAQCKEAFTASWNAKIANDCDDVFADTMLADTYLRLLGLKPISDEKKAKANLLRIFNTNYKANSPLIGAANLVRKDGSPLDEFNFQAHDVWIGIQYSIMCAMMHHGLEKQAADMGDSMIRNLYEEARIPFAAPEGFNGSCRLHPEALVKAFGLSATAADKMHKELLKKGALLADSRISPKLPRNLPAFTKAFGSIAKANKVEASALFMLLHSTALKYTAGKYFRPGMVFALLY, from the coding sequence ATGAGCATCAAAGAATACCTTGCCGGCGCAAAACAGGCCGGTTCCGTCCAGAAGCTGATGACCCCGGGCCTCGCCGTGGAATTTATCCAGCCCTGGTACACCCCGCTTTCTACGACCCCTTCTACCACGGGTATTGCTGTCGGCGGTATCGGCTCCACATTCACCGCAACGCCTGCAGGCACCACACCCGTGATGAACGTGATGCCGGGCGTGCAGGTCCGCACCGAAAAGCCCGCTGACCTCCGCTTCAACAACTTCTTCTTCCGCGAATCCGTAATCGACGCGAAGGCCGCCCTCGAAATCGTCGACTTCGCCGGATTTACGCAGATGCTCGCCAAATACCCGCTCGTGGACGCAAAGGGCGAAGCACTCTTCAGCGCCGCAGAACTTGCAAACCAGAAGAAGGCCGAGGCCAAGCTCAACAAGGCCATCGCCGAGAAGGACTTTTTCAAGAACAACCTGGCCGACTTTGAACGCTGGCACATCGAATGGAGCGACCGCACCGCGGCCCTCCTGAACAAGGTCGGTGCCGAACTCAACCGCAGCGCCGTCATCGATTTCTTCAACGGTGTCGTGGGCGAAAAGGCCGTGCGCCAGGGCGCCCTCACCGCCGCCTGGGCAAACGACACTGAATTCCTGGGCCAGGCCGGTTACGATGCCGCCAAGATGCAGTACGCCGCCCTCTACCCGGTGAGCGAAACCAAGTACGAAGGCAAAGGCGTACAAATTACCAAGACCCAGTCCAGCTACGTGACCCCGGGTGACGAACGCCTCTCCAGCCTCCCCGTGAACGCCACCGTGTTCACTCTCGAAAACACCACCAAGGAAACCCGCGAAGTCACGATTGTGCAGGTGCAGGACTGCATCGCCGGTTACATGGCCAAGAAGGACCGCCAGGGCGTTCAGGACTCCAGCTTCGTGCTCGTCCCGTCCGCACGTTTCCCGAAGGGCGTGAAGTTCAGCAAGCAGGCCAAGGACGGCCGCGAAGTCCGCGGTCTCGAATTCTACAACGAAAAGCCGCTCGCCGAAAGCGACTTCAACGGCTGCATGGGCGTGTCCGTCGCCTGGAACAAGAAGGATAACCTGAACGTTTCCGTGAAGCCGATGTTCTACCAGGATGACGCCGCCTCTGTTTTGAAGGGCGCTCTCCGCAGCGGTCGCGTTTGCGAAGCCTGGGTCAAGAACGTTTACAGCGGCCGCGAGACGATGGCCGGTGCCGTCGCCGTTACTGCGGTTCTCAAGCCGAAGCAGAAGGTTTCTTTCCAGTTCAACCTGGTGCTCGACTTCCCCGAAATCAAGCTGAACAAGCTTACTTCTGCCAAGAAGTACACAGCCTTCTTCCCCGAAGCTTATGGCCGCGTGGGCGCTATCCTCGAAGAAGCCCTCGCCGCCGACAAGAACTTTGACGCTCGCCTCAAGGCATTCGAAGCGCTCGTGCCGAAGAAGGCCGTCGCCAAGCTCTACAAGACTGCCGCCAAGCAGGACGAATTCAAGAGCCTCGCCCTCAACACGCTCAGCTTCCTCGCCGAAGCCACCGTGTGGGACAAGGACGACCGTTTCCTCGTCCGCGAATGCGCCGACTATCCGTTTTTCAACTCTCTGGACGTTTACTTCTACGGCAGCTTCAGCCTGATGGCTCTAATGCCGCGCCTCGACGGTGTGGTGATGAAGCGCTTCGGTGATGCGATTCTCGCCGTGAACGACAACCGTCGCCGCCACCACGAATATGTGAACCACCCGTTCGCCGACCTCCCGGACCCGAAACTGGAAGGCCCCCGCGCCGTCCGTGGCGCCGTGATTCACGACCTCGGAAGCCCCTTTGACGCTGAACCCGATGCCTACGACTGGCACAACGTGAAGGAATGGAAGGATTTGGCCCCGAAGTATGTGCTGATGGTGCTGCGCCACTACGTGAAGACGCAGGACAAGCAGAACTTGCAGGATTGCAAGGAAGCAGTCTATGCCGCCATGCAGTACCTCGAAAAGATGGTGAACGAAGGCGAAAACTTCCCGCTCACCCACGGTACCGACGACACGTTCGACAACCTCTCCAGCCACGGCATTTCCGTGTACTGCGGTAGCCTCTGGATTGCAGGCCTCCGCGCTGCGGCCAAGATTGCCGAAATCCTCGGCGACAAGGCTCAGGCCGACACCTGGAACGCCAAGGCCGACGCCGCCAATAAGGAATTCGATGAAGCATTGTGGGACGAAGCCGAAGGCTACTACCACTTCTTCGTGACTCCGATGGAAGCGAAGGACATTGTGGCTGACAAGCTCCCGCAGCTGGCCGACGCTATCAAGGAAACGCTCGTCATCGACAGCAACAACGTGAAGGCCGCCCTCAAGACCATCAACGAATGGCTGAACTCCGGCGAAATCCCGAGCGACGTGGAACTTTCGAAGAACGAACTCCGCGGCCTCAAGAAGGCATGGCTCACTGCCCAGTGCAAGGAAGCTTTCACCGCCAGCTGGAACGCAAAGATTGCCAACGACTGCGACGACGTATTCGCCGACACGATGCTCGCCGACACTTACCTCCGTCTGCTCGGCCTCAAGCCCATCAGCGACGAGAAGAAGGCCAAGGCCAACCTGTTGCGCATTTTCAACACGAACTACAAGGCCAACAGCCCGCTCATCGGCGCCGCAAACCTCGTTCGCAAGGACGGCAGCCCGCTCGATGAATTCAACTTCCAGGCTCACGACGTGTGGATCGGCATCCAGTACAGCATCATGTGCGCCATGATGCACCACGGATTGGAAAAGCAAGCTGCCGACATGGGCGATTCCATGATCCGCAACCTCTACGAAGAAGCACGCATCCCGTTCGCCGCACCGGAAGGATTCAACGGTTCCTGCCGCCTGCACCCGGAAGCGCTCGTGAAGGCCTTCGGCCTCAGCGCTACCGCCGCCGACAAGATGCACAAGGAACTCCTGAAGAAGGGCGCCCTGCTTGCAGACTCCCGCATCAGCCCGAAGCTCCCGCGCAACCTGCCCGCCTTTACCAAGGCATTCGGTAGCATCGCGAAGGCCAACAAGGTTGAAGCAAGCGCGCTGTTCATGCTGCTCCACAGCACGGCCCTCAAGTACACCGCCGGCAAGTACTTCCGCCCCGGCATGGTGTTCGCTCTGCTTTATTAA
- a CDS encoding NADH-quinone oxidoreductase subunit N, whose translation MYIPNFIIPDLLLLLFPFIVIGSRLFCTDRSKVPWRIANIGFIAIFVLLNFIPLSGGVGRFFITNWHIDDFGVLMREVLMVSAILGIWLAKDYFEHGGDGKPAMHQIAEFIGTVAFATFGGFTVVSACDLLTFFLGLEIATIPMYALAAWNKRDQYGSEAATKYILMGSVATAFELFGFSYLYGFSGSIHFDSIQQAVASGSSPLLWIAVLFLFAGIGFKLTLFPFYTWAPDVYEGAPTPVTAILSVTSKATAIAFLVVLVYGPLSPIKEQIAPFIALLAGTTLFVGNLGALKQSRLRRFMAYSSIAQAGYIMVALLGDAVMGKTAIIYYLFVYAVSNYLAFFIFGIIGHHREETFDSLRGLSKQKPTLAIALAVAMFSLAGIPPLAGFFGKFHLFFSGASTGHYGIVAFAVLNNVLALYYYLQLIKSAWIDPTDRSTLSQQELTTSSRSRLHHQLTLDGSGSQDTAEMHLNPLRMTKRQRGVIVLLTVAVIVLGVLPFLSDNIFAGFTF comes from the coding sequence ATGTATATTCCCAATTTTATTATCCCCGACTTACTGCTTCTGCTTTTTCCGTTCATCGTGATCGGAAGCAGGCTCTTCTGCACCGACCGTTCCAAGGTGCCCTGGCGCATTGCGAACATCGGTTTCATTGCCATCTTTGTCCTGTTGAACTTCATTCCGCTTTCGGGCGGAGTGGGCCGGTTCTTCATCACGAACTGGCACATCGACGATTTCGGCGTGCTCATGCGCGAAGTGCTGATGGTTTCGGCCATTCTCGGCATTTGGCTTGCGAAGGATTACTTTGAACACGGCGGCGACGGCAAGCCCGCCATGCACCAAATTGCAGAATTTATCGGCACCGTGGCATTCGCCACCTTCGGCGGATTCACCGTCGTGTCGGCCTGCGATCTGCTCACGTTCTTCCTGGGCCTTGAAATCGCAACAATCCCGATGTACGCCCTTGCCGCATGGAACAAGCGCGACCAATACGGTTCAGAAGCAGCCACCAAATATATCCTGATGGGCTCCGTTGCGACAGCCTTCGAACTGTTCGGATTCAGCTACCTTTACGGTTTCTCAGGTTCCATCCACTTTGATTCCATCCAGCAGGCAGTTGCAAGCGGAAGTTCTCCATTGCTGTGGATTGCCGTGCTGTTCCTGTTTGCAGGAATCGGTTTCAAGCTGACCCTGTTCCCATTCTACACCTGGGCCCCCGACGTTTACGAAGGTGCACCTACGCCCGTGACCGCCATTCTTTCGGTAACCTCCAAGGCGACCGCAATCGCATTCCTCGTCGTTCTGGTCTATGGTCCGCTCTCCCCCATCAAGGAACAGATTGCCCCGTTCATCGCCCTTCTTGCCGGCACAACCTTGTTCGTCGGAAACCTCGGCGCCCTCAAGCAGAGCAGGCTGCGCCGTTTCATGGCCTACAGCTCCATTGCGCAGGCGGGCTATATTATGGTGGCGCTCCTCGGTGATGCCGTCATGGGAAAGACCGCCATTATCTACTACTTGTTCGTATACGCCGTTTCGAACTATCTCGCGTTCTTCATCTTCGGCATCATCGGTCACCACCGCGAAGAAACCTTCGATTCCCTGCGCGGACTTTCCAAGCAGAAGCCGACACTCGCGATTGCGCTTGCCGTCGCTATGTTCAGCCTCGCAGGTATTCCGCCGCTTGCTGGTTTCTTCGGAAAGTTCCACCTTTTCTTCAGTGGCGCATCGACCGGCCACTACGGAATCGTGGCATTCGCCGTGCTGAACAACGTGCTTGCGCTGTACTACTACTTGCAGCTCATTAAGAGCGCCTGGATCGATCCTACAGACCGCTCGACTCTATCGCAGCAAGAACTTACGACATCGTCTCGCTCTCGCCTACACCATCAGCTTACGCTTGATGGCTCCGGCTCACAGGACACCGCCGAAATGCACCTGAATCCGTTGCGTATGACCAAGCGTCAGCGCGGCGTCATCGTCCTCCTGACCGTGGCAGTGATCGTGCTTGGAGTGCTGCCGTTCCTGAGCGACAATATCTTCGCTGGTTTTACTTTTTAG